In the Acidobacteriota bacterium genome, TGCCGACCGCGAACCAGCCAATCTCATCGGCCGACGTTGTCTCTGACTGTTCGCCGTGCACGTCCCACACGGTGGTGTCTGTGAGCATCCAGCGGCCGCCGGGTTCGTCGTATGTGACGAAGCCTTTGCGGGCTGCGAGCCACGACGCATAGGGCTCGCGCCGGCCGGCTCCAAAAGGAATCGCCGACAGGGCAGCCGAGGTGGCGCGCAGGCGTGCGAGTTCGATTCGTCCGCGGCCATCCCGATCGGTGTACTCAGGTGCGACCCGCTCGATGAACGCCACGAGTTCGGTCGCACTCGGAAACCCGTCGCCCTTGCGGTTCAGGCGGTCCGCGATGATGCGATCGAACGCGGGCCATGGCCAGTTGCGGTCAAACGGCCTCGCAAGACTCGCCTGCAGCCACCCTTCACGGCCATCCGTCTGGCGCACGCGCACCCAGGTTTTTTCGAGGCCCGCGGGACCGGCTTCGACCAGTTCGGTACCGAGCGGCAGTTGCGCCACCGCGGCCGCATCCGCCGACGGCATGGCGCGTAACGTGACATTCGCCGCAGCGGTGATCCGGGCGGATTCAACCTGCGACGAAGCGTAAGTGATGGGCGTGTGAATTGAGGAAAGCGCGGCGACAAGCACGAGGCAGGACGAGACGACGAGCGACGGGCGAACGAGCGACATGCGGTGACCCCTCCAGGGATCACCCGCCGCTATTGCAACTGGCGTGCCGTGGGAGACACGGCCAAAATTGCCGCGGAAGACCGTCCGGTCGCAGGAGCCGATCGTTTCTACACGGTCAGTTTCTCCTCCCTGCGACTCGCGGGTGCCAGTTACCGGATCTTCACCATGAAGGGCCATGAAGATCCATGAAGGCCTGGGGTTGAGCGCCGCCTTCGGCGGCATGCACGAGCGGAAGGAAGCCACAAACGAACACAGCGGTTAGGCAAAACGACCTCTGAGGTAATTACCGTCGCCGACTACCGGTAATTACCTCAGAGGGAGTTTTCCCAATCGCTGCGTTCGTTTGTGGCTTCCTTCCGCTCGCGCCGCCCGGCGCAGCCGGGCCCTCAACCCCGCGCTTTCAGATCGACCGCCCGACATCTGGTGAACCTTCATGGATCTTCATGGAGCTTCATGGTGAAGGGATCGGGCTAGACTCATGGCCGACGGCAGATTCCAGTCCGTCGGAGGGTATCGATGAGAATTCAGACGCTCGCCGTCGTCGCAATCGCGCTGGCCATGACCGGCTGTGCCGGCGCCAAACCTGACCTGGAAGCGCGCCGTTATATCGAGCCGCGCACGGCGGCCGACACCACGCAGGGCCCGTTCAGTGCGGCCGTGCAGGTGGGGAACACCCTGTATTTGTCGGGTGACATCGGTGTGGATGACAAGCTGCAGGTGCCCGCCACGGCGGAAGCCGAGGCGACCGCCGTCCTGAACGCCATTCAGGAAACACTCAGGAAGGCCGGCATGGCCATGGACGACCTGGTCTACCTGCAGGTGTTCTGTTCCAATGTGGCGCACTACGGCGCCTTTAACAGCGTCTACCGCACGTACTTCAAGAAGGAGTTCCCCGCACGCGCGTTCATCGGCTCCGGCCCGCTGCTGTTCGGCGCCAGGTTCGAAGTGCAGGGCATAGCCGTGAAACGCTGAAGGCGCAACGGCACGCCGACCGATTGAGTCGTGATTGACGACAAAAGTGCACAGGAGCAGACTGGGTTCAGGAGGGTTCCCCTCTGGAAGGAGGCAGTTTTGAGCTGCACCAAGCACTTTCTCAATCTGGAATGGCCGCACCACACCTGGAAGCGTGAGGTGGTCCACACCGACACGCTGTCGTTCAAGGAAACAGACATGTGGGGGCGCAAGTTCGGCGCTGATCATGTGTTGTGCCACGCGCGACTTGTGTGCCAGGAATGCGGCGCGGTGAAAGACGACGGTGATTGCGGGTGTGAGCCCGAAGAGGGCGCGCGCTGCCGAGTGCGGCTCGAACATCTGCGCCAGACGCCGCCGCAAAAAATCTGACCGAGCGCAGGGCACGGGGCTGGGTGTAGACTCCGACCGGAATCTTTCCGGAAGGGTCTCCTCATGCGAATCTCTCATCCCCTGCTGACCGTACTCCTGCCGGGCGCCTTCGTGGCCGCCCTGGCCGTCACTCCACGCGTGGCCGCGCAGTTCGGCGGCGCTCCCGCGCCTCCGCCGCCGATGCGCGCAGCCACAGGCGATGCTGTCACCGACGCGCTCCGCGGCCTGAGCTTCCGCTCGATTGGCCCCGCCAACATGGGCGGTCGCGTGACCGCGATCCTCGGCGTCCCAGGCGATCCCAAAACGTTCTGGGTGGGTGGCGCCGATGGAGGCGTGTGGAAGACCGTCGATGCCGGCACCACGTTCCAGGGCGTCTTCGAAGATTATTTTGCGTACTCAGTGGGCGCCCTCGCGCTTGCGCCATCGGACCACAACGTCGTGTGGCTGGGCTCCGGCGAGGGCGACCCTCGCAATTCCGTCGGATACGGCAACGGCGTCTATCGCTCAACCGATGGCGGGCTGACCTGGAAACACCTGGGCCTCAGCGACTCCGAACGTATCAAGCGCATCGTCGTCCACCCTAAGAACCCGGATGTGGCGCTTGTGTGCGCCATGGGCCACGAGTGGGGCGACAACGAAGAACGTGGCGTCTTCAAGACCACCGACGCCTGCCAGACCTGGAAGAAGGTGCTGTACCTCAACGCCCGTACCGGATGTTCGGACATCGATATGGACTTGAGCAACCCGCGCAACGTCTACGCGGGCATGTGGACGTTCCAGCGGAAGCCGTGGCGTTTTGACGACGGCGGCAAGGACACCGCGTTGTACGTGAGCCGCGACGGCGGCGACACCTGGAAGAAGATCACCACTACACCCAGTGAGCCGATGGCCCGCATCGGCGTGTCGGTGGCGCAAAGCAACCCACGCGTGGTGTATCTCATCACCGAATACCCGACCGCCGGCACGCTCTTCCGCTCCAACGACTACGGCGAGACGTGGACGATGGTGAATGGCGATCGGAACCTGAACTTCCGGCCGTTTTATTACTCTGATGTCGTCGCCGACCCAAATGACGAAAATACGCTGTTCACACTATCTGGCGGGCAGTCGAAATCCACGGATGGTGGCCGGACCTTCGTGCGCACGGCCAACAGTGTGCACGGCGACCATCAGGCGTTGTGGATCGATCCGAAAGACTCGGCCCGGGTCCTGAGCGGTTCGGACGGCGGCTATCAAATCAGTTACGACGGCGGCATCAATTACCACATCTTCCGCAACGTCGTGTTGTCGCAGTTCTACCAGATCAACTATGACGACCGGGACCCGTATTTCGTATGCGGCGGCCTGCAGGACAACGGCAACTGGTGCGGCCCCAGCCGCTCGAAGGCCGGCTCAATTCTCACAGACGACTGGTTCACCGTGAGC is a window encoding:
- a CDS encoding RidA family protein encodes the protein MTGCAGAKPDLEARRYIEPRTAADTTQGPFSAAVQVGNTLYLSGDIGVDDKLQVPATAEAEATAVLNAIQETLRKAGMAMDDLVYLQVFCSNVAHYGAFNSVYRTYFKKEFPARAFIGSGPLLFGARFEVQGIAVKR